The Leclercia adecarboxylata region GCCGTTATTGGTGCTAACGTCCACATTGGTCCATTTTGTATTGTTGGACCCCATGTCGAAATTGGTGAGGGTACCGTACTGAAATCTCACGTCGTTGTGAATGGTCATACGACCATTGGCCGCGACAACGTGATCTATCAGTTCGCCTCCATCGGTGAAGTTAACCAGGATCTGAAATATGCTGGCGAACCAACCCGTGTGGAAATTGGCGATCGTAACCGCATTCGCGAAAGCGTCACCATTCATCGTGGCACAGTACAGGGTGGTGAGTTGACGAAGGTGGGCAGCGATAACCTGTTTATGGTCAACGCGCATATCGCGCATGACTGTACCGTTGGTAACCGCTGTATTCTCGCCAACAATGCAACGTTGGCGGGACACGTATCAGTTGACGATCATGCCATCATTGGCGGCATGACCGCAGTCCATCAGTTCTGCATCATTGGTGCGCACGTGATGGTCGGCGGCTGCTCCGGCGTGGCGCAGGACGTCCCGCCGTATGTGATTGCGCAGGGCAACCATGCGACGCCGTTTGGCGTTAACATTGAAGGCCTTAAGCGTCGCGGTTTCAGCCGTGAAGCGATTATGGCAATCCGTAACGCCTACAAACAGTTGTACCGTAATGGTAAAACGCTGGAAGAGGCTAAGCCGGAAATTGCCGAACTGGCGAAGCAGCATCCTGAGGTGAACGCGTTCGTGGAATTCTTCGCACGCTCAACTCGCGGTCTGATTCGTTAATGGTCGATAGTCGCCCGCTTACGATCGCCCTCGTCGCCGGAGAAACCTCCGGCGATATTCTTGGTGCAGGTCTGATTCGAGCGCTCAAAGCGCGCGTTCCCAACGCGCGCTTTGTCGGCGTTGCGGGTCCATTGATGCAGGCTGAAGGTTGTGAAGCCTGGTATGAAATGGAAGAGCTGGCGGTGATGGGCATCGTTGAGGTGCTGGGTCGCCTGCGCCGGTTGCTGCACATTCGCGCCGATCTGACGCGTCGCTTTACCGAGCTTCAGCCCGATGTGTTTGTGGGTATTGATGCACCTGACTTCAACATTACCCTTGAAGGTAATCTGAAAAAGCAGGGGATCAAAACCATTCACTATGTCAGTCCGTCCGTCTGGGCGTGGCGACAGAAACGCGTTTTCAAAATAGGCAGATCGACGAATCTGGTCCTGGCCTTCCTGCCTTTCGAAAAAGCGTTTTACGATAAATTCAACGTTCCGTGCCGCTTTATCGGTCATACCATGGCCGATGCCATGCCGCTTGATCCCGATAAAAATGCCGCACGTGACCAGCTTGGCATCCCACATGACGCTCACTGTCTGGCACTGTTGCCGGGGAGCCGTGGCGCAGAAGTTGAGATGCTCAGTGCTGATTTTCTGAAAACCGCGCAGATCTTGCGTCAGACTTACCCTGACCTGGAAGTGGTTGTGCCGCTGGTGAATGCCAAACGCCGGGAGCAGTTTGAGCGCATTAAAGCCGAGGTGGCCCCCGACCTGCATGTTCATCTGTTAGATGGCAAAGGTCGTGAAGCGATGGTGGCCAGCGATGCCGCTTTACTGGCATCCGGTACCGCTGCGCTGGAGTGCATGCTGGCGAAATGCCCGATGGTTGTGGGCTATCGTATGAAGCCCTTTACTTTCTGGCTGGCAAAACGGCTGGTGAAAACGGATTACGTCTCCCTGCCAAACCTGCTTGCCCGGCGCGAGCTGGTGAAAGAGCTGCTGCAGGATGAGTGCGAGCCGCAGGCCTTAGCCGCTGCGCTGTTGCCGCTGCTGGCTGACGGCAAAACCAGCCACGAAATGCATGACACATTCCGGGAACTGCATCAGCAGATCCGCTGTAATGCCGACGAGCAGGCGGCTGACGCGGTGCTGGAGTTAGCGAAATGATGGAATTTGTTTATCCCCACACCCATCTGGTGGCGGGTGTGGATGAGGTCGGACGTGGGCCGCTGGTGGGCGCGGTGGTGACTGCCGCAGTGATCCTCGATCCTTCCCGGCCGATAATCGGTCTGAATGATTCGAAAAAATTAACCGAAAAGCGCCGCCTGGCGTTATTCGATGAAATCAAAGAGAAAGCGCTGTCCTGGAGTTTAGGACGTGCAGAACCGCATGAGATCGACGAGCTGAACATTCTGCATGCCACTATGCTGGCGATGCAGCGTGCCGTAGCCGGGCTGAGCGTGGTACCAGAGTATGTGCTGATTGACGGTAATCGCTGTCCGGCGCTGCCCATGCCGTCGCTGGCGGTGGTGAAGGGCGACAGCCGGGTAGCAGAAATCAGTGCCGCCTCGATCGTTGCTAAAGTCACGCGCGATGCCGAAATGGCCGCGCTTGATCTCTCATTTCCCCAGTATGGTTTTGCCCAGCATAAGGGGTATCCTACCGCTTTCCATCTGGAAAGACTGGCAGAACACGGCGCAACTGAGCACCACCGCCGCAGTTTTGGGCCGGTAAAACGCGCACTGGGACTGATGTCCTGAATCAAGACGCCAATAAGTAACGCGGAATCTGAAGATGGCTGAACCACGTTTCGTACACCTGCGGGTGCACAGCGACTATTCCATGATTGATGGGCTTGCGAAGACCGGACCGCTGGTGAAAAAGGCGGCCGCGCTTGGCATGCCTGCACTGGCGATCACCGACTTCACTAACCTGTGCGGTCTGGTGAAGTTTTACGGAACGGCGCATGGCGCAGGAATGAAGCCGTTAATTGGTGCCGATTTTCACGTTCAGAGCGAACTGCTCGCCGATGAGATGACCCAAATCACCGTTCTGGCGATGAATAATACCGGTTACCAGAACCTGACGCTGCTGATCTCGCGTGCCTATCAGCGCGGCTACGGCCCGCAGGGCCCGTGGATCGATCGTGAATGGCTGGCGGAACTCAATGAAGGGTTGCTGCTCATCTCCGGCGGCCGCATGGGTGACATCGGCAGATGTCTGCTGCGCGGAAATACCGCGCTGGTGGAGCAGTGCGTCGGGTTTTATAAAGACTATTTCCCCGATCGCTTCTATCTGGAGCTGATCCGCACCGGTCGCCCGGATGAAGAAACCTATCTGCATGCTGCGGTTGCGCTTGCAGAAGAGCATGGGTTACCCGTGGTGGCATCCAACGATGTGCGCTTCATCAATGCCGACGATTTTGACGCCCATGA contains the following coding sequences:
- the lpxA gene encoding acyl-ACP--UDP-N-acetylglucosamine O-acyltransferase, with protein sequence MIDKTAFIHPTAIVEEGAVIGANVHIGPFCIVGPHVEIGEGTVLKSHVVVNGHTTIGRDNVIYQFASIGEVNQDLKYAGEPTRVEIGDRNRIRESVTIHRGTVQGGELTKVGSDNLFMVNAHIAHDCTVGNRCILANNATLAGHVSVDDHAIIGGMTAVHQFCIIGAHVMVGGCSGVAQDVPPYVIAQGNHATPFGVNIEGLKRRGFSREAIMAIRNAYKQLYRNGKTLEEAKPEIAELAKQHPEVNAFVEFFARSTRGLIR
- the lpxB gene encoding lipid-A-disaccharide synthase gives rise to the protein MVDSRPLTIALVAGETSGDILGAGLIRALKARVPNARFVGVAGPLMQAEGCEAWYEMEELAVMGIVEVLGRLRRLLHIRADLTRRFTELQPDVFVGIDAPDFNITLEGNLKKQGIKTIHYVSPSVWAWRQKRVFKIGRSTNLVLAFLPFEKAFYDKFNVPCRFIGHTMADAMPLDPDKNAARDQLGIPHDAHCLALLPGSRGAEVEMLSADFLKTAQILRQTYPDLEVVVPLVNAKRREQFERIKAEVAPDLHVHLLDGKGREAMVASDAALLASGTAALECMLAKCPMVVGYRMKPFTFWLAKRLVKTDYVSLPNLLARRELVKELLQDECEPQALAAALLPLLADGKTSHEMHDTFRELHQQIRCNADEQAADAVLELAK
- the rnhB gene encoding ribonuclease HII codes for the protein MMEFVYPHTHLVAGVDEVGRGPLVGAVVTAAVILDPSRPIIGLNDSKKLTEKRRLALFDEIKEKALSWSLGRAEPHEIDELNILHATMLAMQRAVAGLSVVPEYVLIDGNRCPALPMPSLAVVKGDSRVAEISAASIVAKVTRDAEMAALDLSFPQYGFAQHKGYPTAFHLERLAEHGATEHHRRSFGPVKRALGLMS